One window from the genome of Metabacillus flavus encodes:
- the gatC gene encoding Asp-tRNA(Asn)/Glu-tRNA(Gln) amidotransferase subunit GatC has product MSRISTDQVKHVAHLARLAITEEEAQMFSKQLDAIISFAEQLNELDTDNVEPTTHVLDMKNVMREDKPAKGLPVEDVVKNAPDQKDGYIRVPTILE; this is encoded by the coding sequence ATGTCACGCATTTCGACTGATCAGGTTAAGCACGTTGCGCACCTTGCCCGTCTTGCGATTACAGAAGAGGAAGCTCAGATGTTTTCAAAGCAGCTTGATGCCATTATTTCATTTGCAGAGCAGCTGAATGAGCTCGATACGGATAACGTTGAGCCGACGACTCACGTATTGGATATGAAAAACGTAATGAGAGAGGACAAGCCGGCTAAAGGTCTTCCGGTTGAGGACGTTGTTAAAAACGCTCCGGACCAGAAAGACGGATACATCCGCGTTCCGACCATTCTTGAATAA
- the gatA gene encoding Asp-tRNA(Asn)/Glu-tRNA(Gln) amidotransferase subunit GatA: protein MSLFDHKISELKQRLHKKDITVTDLVDESYKRINEVEDKVQAFMTLDEERARSYAKQLDEAVGTRDEFGLLFGMPIGVKDNIVTKDLRTTCSSKILENFMPIYDATVVQKLQQAESVTIGKLNMDEFAMGSSTENSGFKPTRNPWNLETVPGGSSGGSAASVAAGEVPFSLGSDTGGSIRQPAAYCGVVGLKPTYGRVSRYGLVAFASSLDQIGPITRTVEDNAYLLQAIAGGDQMDTTSANVDVPDYVSSLTGDIKGLKIAVPKEYLGEGVSEEAKNSVLEALKVLEAQGATWEEVSLPHSKYALATYYLLASSEASSNLSRFDGIRYGYRTDNAENLIDLYKQTRAEGFGNEVKRRIMLGTFALSSGYYDAYYKKAQKVRTLIKKDFEDVFEKYDVIVGPTTPTPAFKIGEKTDDPLTMYANDILTIPVNLAGVPGISVPCGFSNGLPLGLQIIGKHFDESTIYRVAHVFEQATDHHKAKPEL, encoded by the coding sequence GTGTCATTATTTGACCATAAGATTTCCGAGTTAAAGCAGCGTTTACATAAAAAAGACATCACCGTTACGGACCTCGTTGATGAGTCCTACAAACGGATTAACGAAGTAGAAGATAAAGTTCAGGCGTTCATGACGCTTGATGAAGAGCGTGCGCGCTCTTATGCAAAGCAATTGGACGAGGCAGTCGGTACACGCGATGAGTTCGGTCTCCTTTTTGGAATGCCGATTGGCGTAAAGGACAACATTGTAACAAAGGACCTTCGTACAACGTGCTCCAGTAAAATCTTAGAGAATTTCATGCCGATCTATGATGCAACGGTTGTGCAAAAGCTTCAGCAGGCAGAATCCGTTACGATCGGAAAATTGAATATGGATGAGTTCGCGATGGGTTCTTCTACAGAGAACTCTGGATTCAAGCCGACAAGAAATCCGTGGAATCTTGAAACCGTTCCAGGCGGATCAAGCGGCGGTTCGGCTGCATCTGTTGCAGCAGGCGAGGTTCCGTTTTCACTTGGATCTGACACAGGCGGTTCGATCCGTCAGCCGGCAGCTTATTGCGGCGTTGTTGGATTAAAGCCTACGTATGGCCGTGTTTCCCGTTATGGGCTTGTGGCATTTGCGTCATCTCTGGACCAGATCGGCCCGATTACCCGTACCGTTGAGGACAATGCGTATCTTCTTCAAGCGATTGCAGGCGGAGACCAAATGGATACGACCTCTGCAAATGTGGATGTTCCAGACTATGTTTCTTCCTTAACAGGTGATATTAAAGGCCTGAAAATCGCGGTTCCAAAAGAATACCTTGGTGAAGGTGTCAGTGAAGAAGCGAAAAACTCCGTGCTTGAAGCGCTTAAAGTTCTGGAAGCTCAAGGAGCAACGTGGGAAGAAGTATCGCTTCCGCATTCTAAATATGCGCTTGCAACTTACTACCTGTTAGCATCCTCTGAGGCTTCATCCAATCTTTCGCGCTTTGACGGAATCCGCTACGGATACCGTACAGACAATGCGGAAAACCTGATCGATCTTTACAAGCAGACCCGTGCGGAAGGCTTCGGGAACGAAGTGAAGCGCCGGATTATGCTTGGAACGTTCGCTCTTAGCTCCGGTTACTATGATGCTTACTATAAAAAGGCGCAAAAAGTGCGTACGCTCATTAAAAAAGATTTCGAAGATGTTTTTGAAAAGTACGATGTCATTGTTGGACCGACGACTCCGACTCCTGCTTTCAAAATCGGCGAAAAAACTGACGATCCGCTTACGATGTATGCGAATGATATTTTAACGATTCCGGTTAACCTTGCAGGTGTCCCTGGAATTTCCGTTCCTTGCGGATTCTCTAACGGTCTTCCGCTCGGACTTCAAATCATCGGCAAGCACTTTGACGAAAGCACCATCTACCGTGTTGCCCATGTATTTGAGCAGGCGACAGACCATCATAAAGCAAAACCTGAACTGTAA
- the gatB gene encoding Asp-tRNA(Asn)/Glu-tRNA(Gln) amidotransferase subunit GatB translates to MNFETVIGLEVHVELKTNSKIFSASPNHFGADPNTNTSVIDLGYPGVLPVLNKEAVNFAMKAAMALNCEIATDTKFDRKNYFYPDNPKAYQISQFDKPIGENGWIEIEVGGKKKKIGITRLHLEEDAGKLNHTGDGFSLVDFNRQGTPLVEIVSEPDIRTPEEAYAYLEKLKAIIQYTGVSDCKMEEGSLRCDANISLRPVGQEQFGTKAELKNLNSFNFVRKGLEHEEKRQAEVLLSGGIIEQETRRFDESTGKTLLMRVKEGSDDYRYFPEPDLVSLYIDEEWKERIRAEIPELPDERKARYVAELGLPVYDAMVLTLTKEMSDFFEATVKTGADAKQASNWLMGEVSAYLNAENKELEDTALTPEGLAGMIKLIEAGTISSKIAKKVFKELIENGGDAEKIVKDKGLVQISDEGALRTFVNDALDANPQSIEDFKNGKDRAIGFLVGQIMKASKGQANPPMVNKLLMEEINKR, encoded by the coding sequence ATGAACTTTGAAACGGTGATTGGACTTGAGGTCCACGTTGAGCTTAAAACGAATTCAAAAATCTTTTCCGCTTCTCCGAACCACTTCGGAGCGGATCCGAATACAAACACGTCCGTGATCGACCTTGGTTACCCGGGTGTCCTTCCGGTATTGAATAAAGAAGCGGTAAACTTTGCGATGAAGGCTGCGATGGCGCTGAACTGTGAAATCGCAACGGATACGAAGTTTGACCGCAAAAACTACTTTTATCCCGATAATCCGAAAGCGTACCAAATCTCTCAATTTGATAAGCCAATCGGTGAAAATGGCTGGATTGAAATTGAAGTAGGCGGTAAAAAGAAGAAAATCGGAATTACCCGTCTTCACCTTGAAGAGGATGCGGGTAAGCTGAACCATACGGGCGACGGCTTCTCCCTCGTTGACTTCAACCGTCAGGGTACGCCGCTTGTGGAGATTGTTTCCGAGCCGGATATCCGTACGCCGGAAGAAGCGTATGCGTATCTTGAAAAATTAAAAGCCATTATCCAATATACAGGAGTTTCTGACTGTAAAATGGAAGAGGGCTCTCTTCGCTGCGACGCGAACATTTCCCTTCGTCCAGTCGGCCAGGAGCAGTTCGGGACGAAAGCCGAGCTGAAAAACCTGAACTCCTTCAACTTCGTCCGCAAAGGATTGGAGCACGAGGAAAAACGCCAGGCAGAGGTTCTGTTATCCGGCGGAATCATCGAGCAGGAAACACGCCGCTTTGATGAATCCACAGGAAAAACCCTCTTAATGCGTGTAAAAGAAGGATCCGACGACTACCGTTACTTCCCGGAACCGGATCTTGTGTCTCTTTACATTGATGAGGAATGGAAAGAACGCATCCGTGCTGAAATTCCTGAGCTTCCGGATGAGCGCAAAGCGCGCTACGTAGCGGAGCTTGGTCTTCCTGTTTATGATGCAATGGTTCTGACTCTTACAAAAGAAATGTCCGACTTCTTTGAAGCAACCGTCAAAACCGGTGCGGATGCGAAACAGGCATCCAACTGGCTGATGGGTGAAGTATCAGCCTACCTGAACGCAGAGAACAAGGAGCTTGAAGACACGGCTCTTACTCCTGAAGGACTGGCAGGCATGATCAAGCTGATCGAAGCAGGAACGATTTCTTCTAAAATCGCGAAAAAAGTCTTTAAAGAACTGATTGAAAACGGCGGCGATGCTGAGAAAATCGTTAAAGATAAAGGACTTGTCCAAATCTCTGATGAAGGCGCGCTTCGCACATTCGTAAACGATGCGCTCGATGCCAATCCGCAGTCGATCGAAGACTTCAAAAACGGGAAGGACCGCGCAATCGGATTCCTTGTCGGCCAAATCATGAAAGCATCCAAAGGCCAGGCGAACCCGCCAATGGTCAACAAGCTTCTCATGGAAGAAATTAATAAGCGTTAA
- a CDS encoding DUF4411 family protein, which yields MDLANRSIVTYMPDTNCFRYKSYIMQKIVEGEMESDEQIQRREYKEAANRFWNKIMEESNRKEAEILVSAEVVQELKVQSYTLDKKETKPILKLLEILDEETAAVPNEIEYQLREFSNYARRKFGGLIIPPGRKMDYLRASDARILIHAYLNDAILATANIKDFLLYTLFLNKKRTSYMTFY from the coding sequence ATGGATTTAGCAAATCGAAGTATAGTAACATATATGCCCGATACCAATTGTTTTAGATACAAATCCTATATTATGCAAAAAATTGTGGAAGGTGAAATGGAAAGTGATGAACAAATACAAAGAAGAGAATATAAAGAAGCTGCCAATCGTTTTTGGAACAAAATAATGGAGGAATCAAATAGAAAAGAAGCCGAAATTTTGGTAAGTGCTGAGGTTGTGCAGGAATTAAAGGTTCAGTCTTATACTCTAGATAAGAAAGAGACCAAGCCCATTCTTAAACTTCTCGAAATTTTAGACGAGGAAACGGCCGCAGTTCCTAATGAAATAGAATATCAATTAAGAGAATTTAGTAATTATGCCCGAAGGAAGTTCGGCGGACTTATTATTCCTCCAGGAAGAAAAATGGATTATTTGAGAGCATCAGATGCACGGATATTAATTCATGCCTATCTTAATGATGCAATTCTTGCGACTGCCAATATTAAGGATTTTCTTCTCTATACTCTTTTTTTGAACAAGAAGAGGACAAGTTATATGACATTCTATTAG
- a CDS encoding YcxB family protein — MEHQYELTFEDYAAFNLHYVKESKTAMQSFWIQRIIGPVIFLSFPFVFSWGKDDFLPMFIVFLILAAAWFFLYPKYFFKAFKGRIKKFMQEGSNGKILGEHTLILDDSGLTDISESGKHSTSWESAEKAVELKEHYLIYINSMQACIIPKRSFKNEAQLGEFKRYFERL; from the coding sequence TTGGAACATCAATATGAATTAACATTTGAAGATTATGCGGCATTCAACCTTCATTATGTAAAAGAATCAAAGACCGCCATGCAATCATTTTGGATTCAGCGAATAATAGGACCCGTCATTTTTTTAAGCTTCCCCTTTGTTTTTTCGTGGGGAAAGGATGACTTCCTTCCAATGTTCATTGTCTTTCTCATTCTCGCAGCTGCGTGGTTCTTTCTCTACCCTAAATACTTTTTTAAGGCTTTTAAAGGCAGAATTAAAAAATTCATGCAAGAGGGCAGCAATGGGAAAATACTTGGGGAACATACCCTCATTCTGGATGACAGCGGATTGACAGACATCAGCGAGTCCGGCAAGCACAGCACCAGCTGGGAGAGCGCAGAAAAAGCAGTAGAATTAAAGGAACACTATTTGATCTACATCAACTCCATGCAGGCCTGCATCATTCCGAAAAGATCTTTTAAGAATGAAGCCCAGCTGGGAGAGTTTAAACGGTATTTTGAAAGGCTATAA
- a CDS encoding serine hydrolase domain-containing protein, with protein sequence MEKHNLKVYDETGATALSCLILQDGKTAYEFYTGTHNREYGAQKVQKDSRFNIASIRKSYIGFALACMIAEGKIRGLDQDLCTYFPAIPVIEGTTIRHVLTHTHGLAEKDGKWIRMFPPGEDWFYNNAGVNLLISIIQNVSGKTMAQILDEQVFQKAGFAESGWEKSEENLVLNFLSDPSRQLDDSGEDSNLYCSTRDLAKWGELFLTRGKSAEILTPDAFKEMTSVQFTGLAQLPKQGYFWWVKEEDFPKNEIGPKVPKGSYQLLGITGCICLVMPEYQAVAVRMLNQTGQNREFNYLDDVRTFGDMAAGMVGAK encoded by the coding sequence ATGGAAAAGCATAATTTAAAAGTTTATGACGAAACCGGTGCAACCGCGCTATCCTGCCTGATCCTTCAAGACGGAAAGACGGCTTATGAATTCTATACAGGGACTCATAACCGAGAGTACGGTGCGCAGAAGGTACAGAAAGACTCTAGATTCAACATTGCATCCATACGGAAATCCTATATCGGCTTTGCACTTGCCTGCATGATCGCAGAGGGGAAAATCCGGGGGCTTGATCAGGATCTTTGCACTTATTTCCCTGCAATTCCTGTCATTGAAGGGACAACCATCCGCCATGTACTTACTCATACCCATGGCCTCGCAGAAAAGGACGGAAAATGGATCCGCATGTTTCCTCCTGGTGAAGACTGGTTTTATAACAATGCCGGAGTGAACTTGCTGATCAGCATTATTCAAAACGTCTCAGGAAAGACAATGGCCCAGATACTGGACGAGCAGGTGTTTCAAAAAGCAGGATTTGCGGAGAGCGGATGGGAAAAGTCTGAGGAAAATTTAGTTTTGAATTTTCTATCGGACCCTTCCCGGCAGCTGGATGACAGCGGCGAAGACAGCAACCTGTATTGCAGCACAAGAGATCTCGCTAAATGGGGAGAATTATTTCTTACAAGAGGAAAAAGTGCCGAGATTTTAACTCCGGATGCTTTCAAAGAAATGACTTCTGTGCAATTTACAGGATTGGCTCAATTGCCGAAACAAGGATACTTCTGGTGGGTGAAAGAAGAGGATTTTCCCAAAAATGAAATCGGCCCCAAAGTTCCAAAAGGCTCCTATCAGCTCCTCGGCATAACGGGCTGTATTTGCCTTGTCATGCCGGAGTATCAAGCCGTTGCGGTAAGAATGCTGAATCAAACAGGGCAGAACCGGGAATTTAATTATTTGGACGATGTGAGGACATTTGGTGATATGGCAGCTGGTATGGTTGGCGCAAAATAA
- a CDS encoding sigma-70 family RNA polymerase sigma factor — translation MKCNESNFIKRLQSKDEYALEYIVDQYLPLIKGILVKVLTPVRNSGLIEECINDVFLSVWDYSKKFQGDHTDFRKWICSVAKFKAIDYYRKASKKPEYSAENVDVGTGRSAEDEWIDSEERAEIIQLMNTLESVDREIFMMKFFMGCKTEDISNKLGLTKTAIDNRIYRGKRKLHSKAANLRLGENGL, via the coding sequence ATGAAATGTAACGAGTCAAATTTTATAAAGCGTCTGCAGAGCAAAGATGAATATGCATTGGAGTATATCGTTGATCAGTATTTGCCTCTTATAAAAGGGATTTTGGTGAAGGTTCTGACTCCGGTCAGGAACAGCGGGTTAATTGAGGAGTGCATCAATGATGTTTTTCTTTCCGTTTGGGATTACTCGAAGAAATTTCAAGGTGACCATACAGATTTCAGGAAATGGATTTGTTCAGTGGCTAAGTTTAAAGCGATTGACTACTACAGGAAAGCGAGCAAAAAACCAGAATACTCAGCTGAAAATGTGGATGTGGGAACGGGCCGGTCTGCAGAAGACGAATGGATAGATTCAGAGGAAAGAGCGGAGATCATTCAGTTGATGAATACTCTGGAATCGGTGGATCGGGAAATTTTCATGATGAAGTTTTTTATGGGATGTAAAACTGAGGATATTTCCAATAAGCTTGGTTTAACCAAAACGGCAATCGATAACCGGATATACCGTGGGAAAAGGAAACTCCATAGCAAAGCGGCAAATCTGAGATTGGGAGAGAACGGCCTATGA
- a CDS encoding DUF4179 domain-containing protein, giving the protein MKDIYELLNGMDFDESEFELMEISEVEKEKVKRGLKKSIKQKNRSSWKKGAAAAAIFVCLSAGMVGMTFPAYASSIPVIGDLFKFLDTGKTGMYDHYKEFSTELNMREESNGIKVTIQDAVFDGKTVSMTYAIESDKKLAENLLIEGSPEILGSPGMAGSSQVTRIDENHYVGLFRSTNLNQEGADHVNMVWKINSLSLPNSHTEIKGDWNFAFSLKAADQKEEVLNLSAKKDGVQVSITKISQTPMSFSLFYNQTASRNVRNQWDDVFVELDVKDNLGNSYSGEGNGGSGKDAYSMSWSSTFEKLDPNATELIVTPHVQVRKHTPENHGEAVITADGEKREVPIKQKPGKVKEDIVLDAMVIPLRD; this is encoded by the coding sequence ATGAAGGATATTTATGAGTTATTAAATGGCATGGATTTCGATGAGTCTGAATTTGAACTGATGGAAATCAGTGAGGTTGAGAAAGAAAAAGTCAAACGAGGATTGAAAAAATCCATTAAGCAAAAGAACAGGAGCAGCTGGAAGAAGGGTGCGGCAGCGGCTGCCATCTTCGTTTGTCTGTCAGCTGGAATGGTTGGCATGACGTTTCCTGCCTATGCAAGCAGCATTCCGGTCATAGGAGATCTTTTTAAGTTTCTGGATACCGGAAAAACGGGGATGTACGACCACTACAAGGAATTCTCGACGGAGCTGAATATGAGGGAAGAAAGCAACGGAATTAAAGTGACCATTCAAGATGCTGTCTTTGACGGGAAAACCGTATCGATGACATATGCGATTGAGAGTGATAAGAAACTGGCAGAAAATCTTCTGATTGAAGGCTCTCCTGAAATACTGGGTTCACCTGGCATGGCAGGCAGTTCGCAAGTTACAAGGATCGATGAAAATCATTATGTTGGTCTATTCAGGTCTACTAATCTTAATCAAGAGGGTGCGGATCACGTAAACATGGTATGGAAGATAAACTCGCTTTCCCTTCCTAATAGTCATACCGAGATAAAAGGTGATTGGAATTTTGCCTTTTCGTTAAAAGCGGCGGACCAAAAGGAGGAGGTTCTCAATCTTAGTGCCAAAAAAGACGGCGTTCAGGTCAGCATTACGAAAATCTCCCAAACCCCTATGTCCTTCAGTCTCTTTTATAATCAAACGGCCAGTCGAAATGTTCGGAACCAATGGGATGATGTGTTTGTCGAACTGGATGTGAAGGACAACTTAGGAAACAGCTATTCCGGGGAAGGGAATGGAGGATCCGGAAAGGATGCCTATTCCATGAGCTGGAGCAGCACCTTTGAAAAGCTCGATCCTAATGCAACTGAGCTGATTGTAACCCCGCATGTACAGGTAAGAAAGCACACTCCTGAAAATCATGGGGAAGCTGTAATAACAGCAGATGGAGAAAAAAGAGAAGTACCAATTAAACAAAAGCCAGGGAAGGTCAAGGAAGATATCGTGCTGGATGCTATGGTCATACCTTTAAGAGACTGA
- a CDS encoding ABC transporter ATP-binding protein, with protein MNHLWKKFLSYYKPYWRLFTVVMVCSILGSAISLAYPLLTRYITKDVLEGVDENSLNQILLTGAAMLVLALVQMGFNYVMDYHGHRMGALMESDLRSELFSHYQSLSFPFYDRQKTGQLMSRMTNDLFWLSELYHHGPEDLLKYSVRFIGTFVILLTINVPLTLAIFAFLPFMAVFAIYFNRKVNFALKRNKVQIGEINAQVEDNLAGIRVVQSFTNEALEKEKFEYENNRFLESRKAGYRYEAYFSNGFEMFIQLISITVVVAGGAAIVHSSLDLADLITFLMYVGFLIEPIQRVINVAVLYQEGMTGFERFVEMMKIEPDITDSPEAMELEHANGTIEFRNVCFRYGDDQPNVVDHLSLKIEAGEYAALVGPSGAGKTTICTLIPRFYDIQHGEITIDGINIQDITLSSLRKNIGVVQQDVYLFAGTVLDNIRYGNRDATDEEIIEAAKNAHAHEFIMKLPNGYDTDIGQRGVRLSGGQKQRLSIARVFLKNPPIVIFDEATSALDNESEKVVKDSLERLAQNRTTLVIAHRLSTIRNAERIIVLKENGIAEQGTHQELMNRNGAYARLQEVL; from the coding sequence TTGAATCATTTATGGAAGAAATTCCTGTCCTATTATAAGCCTTATTGGCGTTTATTTACCGTTGTAATGGTCTGTTCCATTCTCGGATCTGCGATTTCCCTCGCCTATCCGCTCCTCACCCGGTATATCACAAAGGATGTCCTGGAAGGGGTGGATGAGAATTCTCTAAATCAGATTCTGCTGACGGGAGCGGCGATGCTTGTCCTCGCTTTAGTTCAAATGGGATTCAACTATGTGATGGACTATCACGGACACCGGATGGGAGCGTTGATGGAAAGTGATTTGCGCAGCGAGCTGTTCAGCCATTACCAGAGCCTGTCCTTCCCGTTCTATGACCGGCAGAAAACCGGACAGCTGATGTCACGAATGACAAACGATCTCTTCTGGCTTTCTGAATTGTATCACCACGGACCAGAGGACTTACTGAAATACTCTGTGAGGTTTATCGGAACCTTCGTCATTCTGCTGACAATCAACGTTCCATTGACCCTGGCCATCTTCGCCTTCCTGCCATTCATGGCTGTATTTGCGATTTATTTTAACAGGAAAGTGAATTTTGCTTTAAAACGAAACAAAGTCCAAATCGGTGAAATTAACGCGCAGGTTGAGGATAACCTTGCCGGCATCCGGGTCGTCCAATCGTTTACCAATGAAGCGCTGGAAAAGGAAAAATTCGAATACGAAAACAACCGCTTCCTCGAAAGCAGAAAAGCCGGCTACAGGTACGAAGCCTATTTTTCCAATGGCTTTGAAATGTTTATTCAGCTGATCAGCATCACTGTCGTTGTGGCGGGTGGAGCAGCGATTGTTCATTCCTCATTGGATCTTGCGGATCTAATTACGTTCTTAATGTACGTCGGCTTCCTGATTGAGCCAATCCAGAGGGTGATCAATGTGGCAGTTCTCTATCAGGAAGGGATGACCGGCTTTGAACGGTTTGTGGAGATGATGAAGATAGAGCCGGACATTACGGATTCTCCTGAAGCCATGGAGCTGGAACACGCCAACGGAACGATTGAGTTCCGGAACGTCTGCTTCCGCTACGGGGACGATCAGCCGAATGTGGTGGATCATCTTTCTCTCAAGATCGAAGCCGGAGAGTATGCCGCACTCGTCGGTCCATCCGGCGCCGGAAAAACAACGATTTGTACGCTCATTCCACGCTTTTATGACATTCAGCATGGTGAAATTACGATTGACGGAATAAACATCCAGGATATCACCTTGTCATCCCTGCGGAAAAATATCGGTGTCGTCCAGCAGGATGTATATCTTTTTGCCGGAACCGTCCTCGATAACATTCGCTACGGAAACCGTGATGCGACAGATGAAGAAATCATTGAAGCGGCAAAAAACGCCCATGCCCATGAATTTATTATGAAGCTGCCGAACGGATATGACACCGACATCGGCCAGCGCGGCGTAAGGCTTTCCGGCGGCCAGAAGCAGCGGCTCAGCATTGCCCGCGTCTTCCTGAAAAACCCGCCCATCGTCATTTTTGACGAAGCGACCAGCGCCCTGGACAACGAAAGCGAAAAGGTGGTCAAGGACTCACTCGAGCGGCTTGCCCAAAACCGCACCACCCTCGTCATCGCCCATCGGCTGTCGACCATCCGGAATGCAGAACGGATTATCGTGCTGAAAGAAAACGGCATCGCCGAGCAGGGTACGCACCAGGAGCTGATGAACAGAAATGGCGCTTACGCCAGGCTGCAGGAGGTACTGTAG
- a CDS encoding amino acid permease, which produces MNVANQNKKEEQLKWWQLSLIGIGCTIGTGYFLGSSIGIKVTGASIIFSFLLAALGTYIVYRLLAKMTAKDPQKGSFCYYSGKAFGRWAGFSCGWNYWTSNILIMGSQLTALAILSKFWFPHVPLWLFASGYAVLSILVVLAGTKGFDRLENMMAIAKVAAIVMFIILAIAAIAGWIPGDAQKPSLPLAQDQLFHDGWKGFGSSLIYAFYAFGGIEVIGLMAMQLEKKEDAPKAGSVMLILLTAIYIASLVLAVSMTSISSFNEKESPFVTALSGYDLSFFPHVFNAAIIIAGFSTLTAALFGVTTLLVTLGEDGDAPKFFAKTTKGKRKLALPSLGLATAGMLLSIIAALILPGKIYEYITTAAGIMLLYNWSFIILSSLKILKLAVMEKMIAVAGILMLAAAIAGTLLEKTGRSGFFLSLLFAAIIGIMCLVMKKKWEQNESGC; this is translated from the coding sequence CTGAACGTGGCAAATCAAAATAAAAAAGAAGAACAATTGAAGTGGTGGCAGCTGTCGCTGATTGGAATTGGCTGCACCATTGGAACCGGCTATTTTCTAGGCTCAAGCATCGGAATTAAAGTAACGGGAGCGTCGATCATTTTCTCGTTCCTGCTTGCTGCGCTCGGTACATATATCGTTTACAGATTGCTGGCCAAAATGACGGCTAAGGACCCGCAGAAGGGTTCGTTTTGCTATTACTCGGGAAAAGCGTTCGGACGATGGGCGGGGTTTAGCTGCGGCTGGAATTACTGGACGTCGAATATCCTCATTATGGGAAGCCAGCTGACAGCGCTTGCGATTCTTTCGAAATTCTGGTTTCCCCATGTTCCGCTCTGGCTGTTTGCGTCCGGATACGCGGTGCTCTCCATTCTTGTCGTCCTGGCTGGAACGAAGGGCTTTGACCGGCTCGAAAACATGATGGCCATTGCCAAGGTGGCAGCGATTGTGATGTTCATTATCCTTGCCATTGCTGCCATCGCCGGCTGGATCCCCGGTGACGCACAGAAGCCGTCCCTCCCGCTCGCTCAGGATCAGCTTTTCCATGATGGCTGGAAAGGCTTCGGCTCCTCCCTCATTTATGCATTTTACGCATTTGGAGGAATTGAAGTAATCGGACTGATGGCCATGCAATTGGAGAAAAAGGAAGATGCCCCGAAAGCAGGCTCCGTCATGCTGATTTTGCTGACCGCTATTTATATAGCCTCCCTGGTTCTCGCTGTCAGCATGACTTCCATCAGCTCCTTTAACGAGAAAGAGAGCCCCTTTGTCACGGCTCTCAGCGGCTACGATCTATCCTTTTTTCCTCACGTCTTCAATGCGGCCATCATTATTGCGGGCTTCTCCACCCTAACTGCCGCCTTGTTCGGTGTCACGACCCTGCTCGTCACGCTCGGGGAAGACGGAGATGCACCGAAATTCTTCGCCAAAACAACGAAAGGTAAACGAAAGCTCGCCCTTCCGTCACTCGGCCTTGCCACAGCCGGAATGCTGCTCTCCATTATCGCAGCCCTGATTTTGCCTGGTAAAATCTACGAATACATCACAACGGCAGCCGGAATCATGCTGCTGTACAATTGGAGCTTTATTATCCTCTCTTCGCTGAAAATTTTAAAGCTGGCCGTTATGGAAAAAATGATTGCCGTGGCCGGTATCCTCATGCTCGCTGCCGCAATTGCGGGTACTCTGCTGGAGAAAACCGGCCGTTCCGGATTTTTTCTAAGCCTGCTGTTCGCAGCCATCATCGGTATCATGTGCCTTGTGATGAAAAAGAAGTGGGAGCAAAATGAATCTGGATGCTAA
- a CDS encoding LysE family transporter codes for MNTFISHILLGISLAAPIGPINAAQIERGFNRGFWHSWLIGLGSITADILYMLAVFMGLVQFIEIPIVKAFLWLFGFFVLTYTGIESLLQASKSVELRKELSNSLTKSYLIGFMMSLTNPLTIMFWVGIYGSVLAKTAAMYEHTQLLLYSGSILLGLLIWDVCMAGASSFARGFLNNRTLQVISCISGLSLVGFGLYFGYEAYQLFFST; via the coding sequence ATGAATACATTTATTAGTCATATCCTGCTCGGAATTTCTCTTGCCGCCCCCATTGGCCCGATCAATGCGGCGCAAATTGAGAGAGGCTTCAATCGAGGCTTCTGGCATTCCTGGCTTATCGGCCTTGGATCGATTACGGCTGATATTCTTTATATGCTTGCGGTTTTCATGGGGCTTGTCCAATTTATCGAAATCCCCATCGTTAAAGCGTTTCTCTGGCTGTTCGGATTCTTTGTCCTGACCTATACCGGGATTGAGAGTCTGCTTCAGGCAAGCAAAAGTGTGGAGCTGAGGAAGGAGCTTTCCAATTCACTCACCAAGTCCTATCTGATCGGCTTTATGATGTCCCTGACAAATCCCCTGACGATTATGTTTTGGGTCGGCATTTACGGATCAGTTTTAGCGAAAACTGCAGCGATGTATGAACACACACAGCTTCTTTTATACAGCGGCTCTATCTTACTGGGACTGCTCATTTGGGATGTCTGCATGGCCGGCGCCTCAAGCTTCGCACGCGGATTTTTGAATAACCGGACGCTGCAGGTCATCTCCTGTATATCAGGTCTGTCTCTTGTTGGGTTCGGATTATATTTTGGCTACGAAGCGTACCAGCTTTTTTTTAGCACATAA